Proteins encoded within one genomic window of Nordella sp. HKS 07:
- a CDS encoding ABC transporter permease, protein MPEARAPAQFRNAGEVPGLRPAAYGFMAFLYLPIAILVLYSFNAGSLVMVWSGFSLDWYTKAFANADIQRAALNSLVVATVATALATVIATLAALVMTRGGPFRGRGASLVLISLPLMVPEIVTAVAMLIVFAGTGLSLGLGNVIIAHVTFCIPFAFMPIRARLEGMDTTLEQASADLYGTDWATFRYVTLPILMPGIVAGAMLSFVISIDDFIITMMVAGAGSTTLPVYIYSMIRQGVTPEVNAVSSLLLLASVLLVTLYWLVTRRREAADN, encoded by the coding sequence ATGCCTGAAGCGCGCGCGCCTGCCCAATTCCGCAACGCCGGCGAAGTGCCCGGTCTCAGACCTGCCGCCTATGGCTTCATGGCCTTTCTCTATCTCCCGATCGCCATTCTCGTTCTTTATTCCTTCAATGCCGGCTCGCTGGTGATGGTCTGGTCGGGATTCAGTCTCGACTGGTATACCAAGGCCTTCGCCAATGCCGATATCCAGCGCGCCGCATTGAATTCCCTCGTCGTGGCGACCGTCGCGACCGCCCTGGCGACGGTGATCGCCACGCTCGCCGCACTGGTGATGACGCGTGGTGGCCCCTTCCGCGGGCGCGGCGCCAGCCTCGTCTTGATCTCCTTGCCGCTCATGGTGCCCGAGATCGTAACCGCCGTCGCCATGCTGATCGTCTTCGCCGGCACGGGCCTGTCGCTGGGCCTCGGCAATGTCATCATCGCCCATGTCACCTTTTGCATTCCCTTTGCCTTCATGCCCATCCGGGCCAGGCTCGAAGGCATGGACACGACGCTCGAACAGGCCTCCGCCGATCTCTACGGCACCGACTGGGCCACCTTCCGATATGTCACCTTGCCCATCCTGATGCCCGGCATCGTCGCCGGCGCGATGCTGAGCTTCGTCATCTCGATCGACGACTTCATCATCACCATGATGGTCGCCGGCGCCGGCTCAACCACCTTGCCCGTCTATATCTACAGCATGATCCGCCAGGGCGTTACGCCCGAGGTCAATGCCGTTTCATCCCTGTTGCTCTTGGCTTCCGTCCTGCTGGTGACGCTCTACTGGCTCGTCACCCGCAGGCGCGAGGCGGCCGACAACTAA
- the serB gene encoding phosphoserine phosphatase SerB yields MSTATAPGLDAELQQLVRDLPVDVAVVPAENRRKRLLIADMDSTMIGQECIDELGALAGVGARIKDITASAMRGELDFEAALKARLALMKDLPETAIAKVLKERISFTSGGRTLLATMKANGAYAALVSGGFVQFTHYVARELGFDEHRANELLIADGRLTGGVREPILGQDAKVSALDDITAKLEITPEDALAVGDGANDIPMLRKAGLGVALHAKPKVQEQVPVRVNYGDLTALLYLQGYISAEFTS; encoded by the coding sequence GTGAGCACCGCAACGGCTCCGGGACTTGACGCCGAACTCCAACAGCTGGTGCGGGACCTTCCCGTCGATGTCGCCGTGGTTCCAGCGGAGAACCGCCGCAAGCGGCTGCTGATCGCCGACATGGATTCGACCATGATCGGCCAGGAGTGCATTGACGAACTGGGGGCACTGGCCGGCGTTGGCGCGCGCATCAAGGACATCACGGCCAGCGCCATGCGGGGCGAGCTCGATTTCGAGGCGGCGCTCAAGGCGCGCCTCGCACTGATGAAAGACCTGCCGGAAACCGCCATCGCAAAGGTCCTGAAGGAGCGCATCTCGTTTACCTCCGGCGGCAGGACTCTCCTTGCCACGATGAAGGCCAATGGCGCCTATGCCGCCCTCGTCTCCGGCGGCTTCGTCCAGTTCACGCATTACGTTGCGCGAGAGCTTGGATTCGATGAACACCGCGCCAATGAGCTGCTGATTGCCGATGGCCGCCTCACCGGCGGCGTGCGTGAGCCGATCCTCGGCCAGGATGCCAAGGTATCGGCCCTCGACGACATCACCGCCAAGCTCGAAATTACGCCCGAAGACGCGCTTGCCGTGGGTGACGGCGCCAACGACATCCCGATGCTGCGCAAGGCCGGCCTTGGCGTGGCGCTCCATGCCAAACCCAAGGTCCAGGAGCAGGTACCGGTGCGCGTCAATTACGGCGATCTCACCGCCCTTTTGTATCTTCAGGGCTACATCTCGGCGGAATTTACCTCGTAG
- a CDS encoding acetolactate synthase 3 large subunit: protein MAGRSDEQMTGAEIILKALADQGVEHVFGYPGGAVLPIYDEIFQQDKVKHILVRHEQGATHAAEGYARSTGKPGVVLVTSGPGATNAVTGLTDALMDSIPLVCITGQVPTHLIGNDAFQECDTVGITRPCTKHNYLVKNVNDLARILHEAFYVATNGRPGPVVVDVPKDVQFAKGTYVGPGNIQHKTYRPRVKPDQNAVRAAVDLIASAKRPIFYTGGGVINSGPTASKLLREFVKMTGFPVTSTLMGLGAFPASDKHWVGMLGMHGTYEANMAMHGCDVMINIGARFDDRITGRVDAFSPHSRKIHVDIDPSSVNKNVRVDLPVIGDCAHVLEDFIRVWKARQHQVDKPAVAQWWKQIDQWRSRDSLKYKPRKDVIMPQYAIERLYALTRDKDVYITTEVGQHQMWAAQFFKFEEPNRWMTSGGLGTMGYGLPATIGVQMAHPKSLVVDIAGDASVLMTMQEISTAVQYRLPVKIFILNNQYMGMVRQWQQLLHGNRLSESYSEALPDFVKLAEAYGAVGIRAEKPAELDGAIKAMIEVDRPVIFDCRVASLANCFPMIPSGKAHNEMLLGEDVPDEEIEKAIGAEGKVLV from the coding sequence ATGGCTGGCCGAAGCGATGAGCAGATGACAGGCGCCGAGATCATTCTGAAGGCGTTGGCGGATCAGGGGGTCGAACATGTGTTCGGCTATCCGGGCGGGGCGGTTCTCCCGATCTATGACGAGATCTTCCAGCAGGACAAGGTGAAGCACATTCTGGTGCGCCACGAGCAGGGCGCCACCCATGCGGCGGAAGGCTATGCCCGCTCCACCGGCAAGCCCGGCGTCGTCCTCGTCACGTCCGGCCCCGGCGCCACCAACGCGGTCACCGGCCTCACCGACGCGCTCATGGACTCGATCCCGCTGGTCTGCATCACCGGCCAGGTGCCGACCCATCTCATCGGCAATGACGCCTTCCAGGAATGCGACACGGTCGGCATCACCAGGCCCTGCACCAAGCACAATTATCTCGTGAAGAACGTCAACGACCTGGCGCGCATCCTGCACGAGGCCTTCTACGTCGCGACCAACGGCCGGCCCGGCCCGGTCGTCGTCGACGTGCCGAAGGACGTCCAGTTCGCCAAGGGCACCTATGTCGGGCCGGGCAACATCCAGCATAAGACCTACCGTCCGCGCGTGAAACCGGACCAGAATGCGGTTCGGGCGGCGGTCGATCTGATCGCGAGCGCAAAGAGACCGATCTTCTATACCGGGGGCGGCGTCATCAATTCGGGGCCGACGGCTTCGAAGCTGTTGCGCGAATTCGTCAAGATGACGGGTTTTCCGGTTACCTCGACCTTGATGGGCCTCGGCGCCTTCCCGGCCTCCGACAAGCACTGGGTGGGCATGCTCGGCATGCACGGCACCTACGAAGCCAATATGGCGATGCATGGCTGCGACGTGATGATCAATATCGGCGCGCGCTTCGATGACCGCATCACCGGCCGTGTCGATGCCTTCTCGCCCCATTCGCGCAAGATCCATGTCGATATCGATCCCTCGTCGGTGAACAAGAATGTCCGCGTCGATCTGCCTGTCATCGGCGACTGCGCCCATGTGCTGGAAGACTTCATCAGGGTGTGGAAGGCCCGGCAGCACCAGGTCGACAAGCCGGCGGTCGCTCAATGGTGGAAGCAGATCGATCAGTGGCGTTCGCGCGACAGCCTCAAATACAAGCCGCGCAAGGACGTCATCATGCCGCAATATGCGATCGAGCGGCTCTATGCGCTGACCCGCGACAAGGATGTCTATATCACCACCGAGGTCGGCCAGCATCAGATGTGGGCGGCGCAGTTCTTCAAATTCGAGGAGCCGAACCGCTGGATGACCTCGGGCGGCCTCGGCACGATGGGCTACGGGCTGCCGGCGACGATCGGCGTGCAGATGGCGCATCCCAAGAGCCTCGTCGTCGACATTGCCGGCGACGCCTCGGTGCTGATGACGATGCAGGAGATATCGACGGCGGTGCAGTACCGCCTGCCGGTCAAGATCTTCATCCTCAACAATCAGTATATGGGCATGGTCAGGCAGTGGCAGCAGCTCCTCCACGGCAACCGCCTGTCGGAAAGCTATTCGGAAGCGCTGCCCGATTTCGTCAAGCTGGCCGAGGCCTATGGCGCGGTGGGCATCCGGGCCGAGAAGCCGGCTGAACTCGACGGTGCAATCAAGGCGATGATCGAGGTCGATCGGCCGGTGATCTTCGACTGCCGCGTCGCCAGCCTCGCCAATTGCTTCCCGATGATTCCCTCGGGCAAGGCGCATAACGAGATGCTGCTCGGCGAAGACGTGCCGGATGAGGAAATCGAGAAGGCGATTGGCGCCGAAGGCAAGGTCCTGGTTTAA
- a CDS encoding extracellular solute-binding protein, translating into MRLLVASAIAAVLALSPSAAWSQEKLFLYNWTDYTSPEAIKKFEAETGIKVTIDTYDSNETLLAKLKAGATGYDVIIPSNNFVPIFIDEKLVQKYDVKSLPNFANVEDRWKSPEWDKNQEYTAPFQWGTTSVAYREDLYGKKLESLGEYFKPSGKAAGRVSVFKTPEEIVNLAHLYLGQKFCNPDPAQMQKVQDLLLEQKPAVNTYSSEGMNDRLINGDSVISAHWNGYALKGRTEGAKSGKIVAYAYPKEGVIGWMDNMMIPTTAGNVENAKKFINFMMAPENMALQANFTGYAAGIKGMEASLTEEMRTAPEINAPADAKIIFSWACDAQSQKLIDKVWTNVLK; encoded by the coding sequence ATGAGACTGCTCGTCGCATCCGCGATCGCGGCGGTGCTGGCATTGTCGCCGAGCGCTGCCTGGTCACAGGAGAAGCTCTTTCTCTACAACTGGACGGACTATACCTCGCCCGAGGCCATCAAGAAATTCGAGGCGGAGACCGGGATCAAGGTCACCATCGACACCTATGATTCGAACGAGACCTTGCTCGCCAAGCTGAAGGCCGGCGCCACCGGCTATGACGTGATCATTCCCTCGAACAACTTCGTGCCCATCTTCATCGACGAGAAGCTGGTCCAGAAATACGACGTGAAATCGCTGCCCAACTTCGCCAATGTCGAGGACCGCTGGAAGAGCCCCGAGTGGGACAAGAACCAGGAATACACCGCACCCTTCCAATGGGGTACCACCTCGGTCGCCTATCGCGAGGACCTCTATGGCAAGAAACTCGAGTCCCTTGGCGAGTATTTCAAGCCGTCCGGGAAAGCGGCCGGCCGCGTGAGCGTGTTCAAGACGCCGGAAGAAATCGTCAATCTGGCGCATCTCTATCTCGGCCAGAAATTCTGCAATCCCGATCCCGCCCAGATGCAGAAGGTGCAGGACCTGCTTCTCGAACAGAAGCCGGCCGTCAACACCTACAGCTCGGAGGGGATGAATGACCGCCTGATCAACGGCGACAGCGTGATCAGTGCACACTGGAACGGCTATGCCCTGAAGGGCCGCACAGAGGGAGCCAAGTCCGGCAAGATCGTCGCCTATGCCTATCCGAAGGAAGGCGTCATCGGCTGGATGGACAACATGATGATCCCGACGACCGCCGGCAATGTCGAGAACGCCAAGAAATTCATCAATTTCATGATGGCGCCGGAGAACATGGCCCTGCAGGCGAATTTCACCGGCTATGCGGCGGGCATCAAGGGCATGGAAGCCTCGCTCACCGAGGAGATGCGCACGGCGCCCGAGATCAACGCGCCGGCCGACGCCAAGATCATCTTCTCCTGGGCCTGCGACGCCCAATCCCAGAAGCTGATCGACAAGGTCTGGACCAACGTCCTCAAGTAA
- the ilvN gene encoding acetolactate synthase small subunit — MNMQSQPASAYFLDDRKRAVETHTLCVVVDNEPGVLARVIGLFSGRGYNIDSLTVSETEHDAHVSRITIVTSGTSNVIEQIKAQLERMVPVHSVADLTVQGNAIERELALIKVAGKGEKRMEALRLADAFRAHVIDATTESFVFELTGKTSKVDQFISLMQPLGLVEVSRTGIAAISRGPEAMKI, encoded by the coding sequence ATGAACATGCAATCACAACCGGCCTCGGCCTATTTCCTCGACGATCGCAAGCGTGCGGTCGAGACGCATACGCTGTGCGTGGTGGTCGATAACGAACCTGGCGTATTGGCGCGGGTCATCGGCCTGTTTTCGGGGCGCGGCTACAATATCGACTCGCTCACTGTCTCAGAGACCGAGCATGACGCGCATGTGTCGCGCATCACCATCGTGACCTCGGGCACCAGCAATGTGATCGAACAGATCAAGGCGCAGCTCGAGCGCATGGTGCCGGTTCACTCGGTCGCCGACCTCACTGTGCAGGGCAATGCCATCGAGCGCGAGCTGGCGCTCATCAAGGTGGCGGGCAAGGGCGAGAAGCGCATGGAAGCGCTCCGGCTCGCCGACGCCTTCCGCGCCCATGTCATCGACGCGACGACGGAGAGTTTCGTCTTCGAGCTCACCGGCAAGACCAGCAAGGTCGATCAGTTCATCTCGCTGATGCAGCCGCTCGGCCTCGTGGAAGTGTCGCGCACCGGCATCGCCGCCATTTCGCGCGGCCCGGAGGCGATGAAGATCTGA
- the miaA gene encoding tRNA (adenosine(37)-N6)-dimethylallyltransferase MiaA, whose product MLIAGATASGKSALAIALAHERGGVVVNADAMQVYRELRILTARPSAEDEAQVPHRLYGHVSGQTAYSVARWLADATAELEAVWRSGRVPIVTGGTGLYFKALEQGLADIPLIPPDITQKWREAKGDLHAELAKRDEGAAARLNPNDRQRIIRALEVFEGTGKPLDHWQRAAQSEALLAGVSVERILLNPDRKALYARADERFARMVKEGAVEEVKALLALGLDPKLPVMKAIGVKELAAWLSGWRGLDDAIAAGQTATRQYIKRQLTWWRHQMPGWEERRA is encoded by the coding sequence GTGCTTATCGCAGGAGCGACTGCCAGCGGCAAGTCGGCACTAGCGATCGCGCTCGCCCACGAGCGCGGCGGCGTCGTAGTCAATGCCGACGCGATGCAGGTCTATCGCGAATTGCGCATCCTGACGGCCAGACCGAGCGCCGAGGACGAGGCGCAGGTGCCGCACCGGCTTTACGGGCATGTGTCCGGCCAGACGGCCTATTCGGTGGCGCGCTGGCTCGCCGATGCGACGGCCGAGCTCGAAGCGGTGTGGCGGTCGGGCCGTGTTCCCATCGTCACCGGCGGGACCGGGCTCTATTTCAAGGCCCTCGAGCAGGGCCTCGCCGATATCCCGCTGATCCCGCCCGACATCACGCAAAAATGGCGGGAGGCCAAGGGCGACCTGCATGCCGAACTCGCCAAGCGTGACGAGGGGGCGGCGGCCCGGCTCAACCCCAATGACCGGCAGCGCATCATCCGGGCGCTCGAGGTTTTCGAGGGCACGGGCAAGCCGCTCGACCACTGGCAGCGAGCGGCCCAGTCCGAGGCCCTGCTGGCCGGGGTGTCGGTCGAGCGGATATTGCTAAATCCCGACCGCAAGGCTCTTTATGCCAGAGCGGATGAACGCTTCGCCCGGATGGTTAAGGAGGGGGCTGTCGAGGAGGTGAAGGCACTGCTGGCCCTGGGGCTTGATCCGAAATTGCCGGTGATGAAAGCCATCGGGGTCAAGGAACTGGCAGCCTGGCTGTCGGGCTGGCGGGGGCTCGACGATGCCATCGCAGCCGGCCAGACCGCCACCAGGCAGTATATCAAGCGCCAGCTCACCTGGTGGCGCCACCAGATGCCCGGCTGGGAGGAGAGACGCGCTTGA
- a CDS encoding ABC transporter permease, with the protein MTVTPTAAALRRLIGLAPALFVIGLFMLVPVAVMALYSFLESNPFGGVVWRFSPEAYLQFLFERDLADNLVFNPGYLIIILRSLGLAILATILCLIVGFPVAYFIVRQPAQHRSIWIYLITIPFWTNQLVRTFAWIIVLGRNGTVEMPFRWLGLLGEDDTLGLMYTDFAIVIGLIYAFIPIMVLPIYASLEKLDFRLVEASSDLYSSTFETFRRVIIPLARPGIVAGSILVFIPCLGAFIQPDLLGGGKKLMLGSLVQFQFATARNWPFGAAVAMILLAFVILCLLWYAQAARRAGSHAGALAHA; encoded by the coding sequence ATGACCGTGACGCCGACAGCCGCGGCACTGAGGAGGTTGATCGGCCTCGCCCCGGCGCTTTTCGTCATCGGCCTCTTCATGCTGGTGCCGGTCGCCGTTATGGCGCTCTATTCCTTCCTCGAATCCAATCCTTTCGGTGGCGTCGTCTGGCGTTTCTCGCCGGAAGCCTATCTTCAGTTCCTGTTCGAGCGCGACCTTGCCGACAATCTCGTCTTCAATCCGGGCTATCTGATCATCATCCTGCGCTCGCTCGGCCTCGCGATCCTGGCGACCATACTCTGCCTGATAGTCGGCTTCCCGGTCGCCTATTTCATCGTCCGCCAGCCCGCCCAGCACCGCAGCATCTGGATCTATCTGATCACCATTCCCTTCTGGACCAATCAGCTGGTGCGCACTTTCGCCTGGATCATCGTTCTCGGCCGCAATGGCACGGTCGAAATGCCGTTCCGCTGGCTGGGATTGCTGGGCGAAGACGACACGCTGGGTCTCATGTACACAGATTTCGCGATCGTCATCGGCCTCATCTATGCCTTCATCCCGATCATGGTGCTGCCGATCTATGCCAGCCTGGAGAAGCTCGACTTCCGGCTCGTCGAAGCCTCCTCCGACCTCTACTCCTCGACCTTCGAAACCTTCCGGCGCGTGATCATCCCGCTGGCGAGACCCGGCATCGTCGCGGGCTCGATCCTCGTCTTCATTCCCTGTCTGGGCGCCTTCATCCAGCCTGACCTCCTGGGCGGCGGCAAGAAATTGATGCTCGGCAGCCTGGTGCAGTTCCAGTTCGCCACGGCGCGCAACTGGCCTTTCGGCGCCGCGGTGGCGATGATCCTGCTCGCTTTCGTCATCCTCTGTCTTCTCTGGTATGCGCAAGCCGCGCGCCGGGCCGGATCGCATGCGGGAGCCCTCGCCCATGCCTGA